Proteins encoded in a region of the Vicia villosa cultivar HV-30 ecotype Madison, WI linkage group LG5, Vvil1.0, whole genome shotgun sequence genome:
- the LOC131604805 gene encoding uncharacterized protein LOC131604805 yields MIRERMKGSQSLQKSYHDKIRKALEFQVDDHVFLRVTPVTGVGRALKLRKRIDEVAYWIALPPSLVNLHEVVHVSQLRIYISNPSHVIQMDDVQGRDNLTIEASPVRIEGQEVKQLQGKEITLVKVLRGGPASESLTWG; encoded by the coding sequence ATGATCCGAGAGAGGATGAAAGGTTCTCAGAGTCTTCAGAAGAGTTACCACGATAAGATAAGGAAAGCATTGGAGTTCCAAGTGGacgatcatgtgttcttgagagtTACTCCAGTAACCGGTGTCGGTAGAGCTTTGAAGTTGCGAAAAAGGATAGATGAGGTGGCCTATTGGATTGCTTTACCTCCGTCGCTTGTGAATCTTCATGAAGTggttcatgtgtctcagttgaggataTACATTTCGAATCCTTCGCATGTGATTCAAATGGATGATGTACAAGGGAGAGATAACCTAACTATTGAAGCGTCACCAGTGCGAATAGAAGGACAGGAAGTGAAGCAATTGCAAGGTAAAGAGATCACATTGGTGAAGGTGCTGAGGGGAGGACCAGCAAGTGAAAGTCTGACGTggggttaa